The region gtgtgtggagtttgcatgttctccctgtgcctcgggggtttcctccgggtactccggtttcctcccccggtccatagacatgcatggtaggttgattggcatctctggaaaattgtccgtagtgtgtgattgtgtgagtgaatgagagtgtgtgtgtgcgccctgcgatgggttggcacaccgtttagggtgtatcctgccttgatgcccgatgacgcctgagataggcacaggctccccgtgacacgaggtagttcggataaacggtagaaaatgagtgagagtgagagtggaaCTAAGGAGGGGAcagtggcttggtggttagtaTGTTTGACTCACACCTTCAGAGTTGGGGATTTAATCTACTGTGAGGGGCCTCAGGAATCCCCTCCAAAGtcacaaaagaccaaaatgtgtgaatggctgtgtgtgtgatacactAGCATTCCGGGTAAAGGCTTAAGGTTCCGTGTGACCCAGTAAGATAAGCGGTGTAGGATGGATGGAACTAAGGAACCTTAAACCTGTTTCATCATTGAAATGGAAGGGTGAGGTTGTTAGCAACACTGTGCTAATGCCATGCCTTTGGAATGGGATGTTGAACAAGCACATATGGCTGTAATGGTCTGGCCATATACTTTTGACCAGAAAGTGTACTTTGTCTACTGATGTTGATATAAATGTAGTAGTGGTTGATGAAATGTGAGTCATACCTGAATTATGACAGTGAAGTACACCACAATGAGTGTTGTGCTGATTATTAGGTTCTTCTCTTTAATCCTGGTCTCATCTAGTGAAGCTGCCAACCCATATGCCACAGCTCCACGCAACCCACCATAACTCATCACTAGCTGATCGATGTACTCTATGGGAACCAGTCTATACCTGTTCAGCATCCAGGTCAAGGCAAAGACACCTAGAGATTTAACATACAACAGACAACAGGTTTAGGTACTGAACAGAAGGATTTTAAATCAAAAAGGGACTATTATTGTGTGTAATTGGTTTCGAGTGATAGTCTGAGATTACAGCAAACTCACCCATAAATCTGTAGATTATCGCAAAGAGCAGAGTAAGCAAAATAAAGCCAGTATTCCACACCCAGATGACATTATCGATGGCACTGATGCCCAAGAAAACAAAGATCATGGTTTCTGAGCCAACTGCAAATACTTTCATAGTGTAGCGCACTGTAGTAACAGACTTTTCATCCATGTTAGCGTTCACATATTTCTGGCAGCAAACACCAAAGAAAGTGATTCTGTAAAAGGACCAATAAAAGGCTtgtcagagacagagataaaaaattaaaaccaaTAATCCAAGGTGATAACCAGCTATAGCCACTGTTGATTGAAATGGCACAAAGGTCACCTCATACTTTTTATAGCATATCTTCTAATGAGTTCCATAGTAATAGTAACTgagtttatttaatgtaatatctACTTAGGAAAGGTTCTACTTATAAGTACTTACGAAAGGATGGAAGAGAGGGAAAGCATCTCGGCTGTGAGGTAAGACAAATAGCCGAGCACAAAGATGAAACCAGCCTCGATGATCTGAACTTTCCCTGTAAACTTGGTCAACAGTGAGATGATGATGGCAAACGCAACACCAACCATTGACCCCCCAAATGCCACAATGAAAAATGAGACTGAGGAGAGACAACAGAAGACAGAGATGAAATGGGTGTGGAAAGCAAATGTGATTGACCATAATTACATATTCATAGCATGAGAATGTTCATATTTCAAGGTTTATGCCCACACCTATTCCTTTGATGATTTCAGCAGCATTAATTTTTTCTCCTCCCAGAGAGACAAAGGCATCAAAAACATTGTACAGCACCTGTTAATTCAGAATGAGCCAAAATGTGATAAAgatcaaaattaaaaaattgtaaCAAAGGCATGACGAAAATTCATGAACGCTTGAATGCGTGGACTGACCACTGTAACTCCATCATTGAGCAGCGACTCTCCAAACACCCAGATAAAAAGCACTTCGTTCACATGCACCTCCTCAAACACAGCAATCACAGCCACTGGATCTACAGCAGCAAGCAAGCTGCCGAAGAGCAGAAACTGTAACAGTCCGATATTGAGGTCACCTGATGAGCAGATACAGAAATGGTCAAAGCATCCTAACACTATACTAAATATTACCAAAGTAGATATGCCAGATGAGGCTTAGTGTGGTATTTTAAGAAAATACTTAGATATACCCATAGCTCCTCCTAGAAAGCAGCCCCAGAGAGAGACTCCCACTGCAGCTGCGTTCCAGACTGTCCCGATAACAGCATGAATCAAGATGGCGCCCAAGTTGCTAAAGAATAGCTTGTTGGGCATGAAGTAGCCTGTGTCCAGTATGATCTGTGGCAGTAAGAAGTAGAAGAAGTTTCTTGGGCTGAGCTTAAATGTCTGTACTTTGTCTGCGCCCCAGATAATACCACCAAGAACAAAACCAGAGATGATCAGGAGTCCACTTTCAGGAAAAAAGCTTTTGAGCCAGGTATTCATTTGTATCACTGAAAAGAGATTAAGAAACTGATTaagttgtataaatcattgaaGATCATTTGTGCAGAATATATATCACCCTAATATTTGTATTCCCAAAGGTATACTCTTCCTTAGACTAGAGAACCACATCATTGGCCAAGCAGTGAACGCTACCTTATTACAGGGAGGGCTGCTATGAATCTTGCACTAAGCTTTCAATAGCTAGTTATCAAGTGGCCTCTGATTCAGAATACACACCACCAGAAAGGCTATGAATCGACATGCATGTCTACAAATGTTTTCAGATAATCAATATCAAAAGTCGAGATTATCAGAGAGTCAATGTATAACTGAAATAACTGTCAACCGTTAAATCCCAGAAGGTAGAGAAATGGCAAAATACTACAAAAGTTTGTTGAAGCAATACATAAGCAATACATTATGTTAAACATAAATTTAAGAGAAGGCACAACTGTTATTTACAAAGCACTGGAGAGAGATCTTCAGAACTCTTTCATCAGTCAATATGTGGAATCAAGGATACTATCTTCCAGATTTAGATGCTGCCTTTCAAGATCATagatgtggtaacctagtggttaagatgaaCCCTAGGTctacaaagctgccactgttgggcccttgagcaaggtccttaaccctcaactgatCGATGTCTTAGTTTTCCCATTTTCATGAATGGTAAATGAATGCATTCTGGGTACCCAggcttatccggaaagggctgGTGTGGATGCAGAAGCCACTCCTGAGGCTTCTGAAAGCTGAGACTAACTGAGTGAAAAGGTGGAATCAGTTGTGGCTGCAGCTTAATTGGAATGAAAgcctgcacccacactggccctttgCAGAAAGTTTGGATAATTCTGATCTACACTATTATTGCCAAAGGAATGTGGATACCTGCCCGTCACACCCTTATGTGCTTTCTTTATGAACATcccatttataacattttactgttataataaactcCACTATTCTGACTTACCACTACACCGTGAagcgtggctgtggggatttacACTTAAAGCCtgaagagcattagtgagtctGGGAGAGGTGAAATGGTTGGCCACATTTCATATATTTACACTTTCAAGCtgtaaaatatttagattttattgtcTGTGCTCACACCAGTACCACTGATCATTTCATGGATACGAGAAGGAATTGAAGGACTGTAGCCACATAACACTGTGAACTAGTGTGAGATTAAACCATATCAAACGTTCAGATAcgaaaacaaaacactgcacttTAGTTTGACAGAGTTTTGCTTATTCATGGTGCCATAACAAACCTGCCTTGTTGTTGTTCATTCCACAGTCCAACCAAGGACATAATACGAAGCTAATAACAAGGATGAGCCTATTGTTATGCTcatctcattctttttttatagaCATATTACTTTAATCATTGAGCTATTTCATGTCTAATCGCATGTTTGCCaggtgttaatttattttccatcaatccttccattttctttatcttttttcctACATACTGTCGTAGGGAAGCTGAAGCCTATCACAGGTGACCCATCTCACACCCAGGCACAATCTctatcacacccacacactcacacactacagacacacactacaaatGATGCCAGTCAGCCCAGAACTGGTCTTTGGATTGCTGGAGGAAACCCAATGCAGAGGTGTTAAGCAAATATGCTAACTTACTTGACCCGCATGTTTTAGTAGCTGGTCAGACTAAAATGgacattttattcatcttcaatatttgctttatcctgatcagggtcagcctatcccaggaacattGGATGCAAGCTTTAAATACCCTCCATCACAAAGTCCCATTCACACACATAGATTCAGACCTTGGGGCAATTTTAGCACTGCTGTGCCACCTAATGGCACTTTTTTTGGTGGTGAGAGGAAATCAGATAACATGAAGGAAACATTCATGAAGTCGGCATTGATGGAATGCACCAGTcacagaaacactacacagaaagatacctgagctcaggattgtcATGAAGCTGCCCATGGCACCACCTTTTGATTTTGGGAACGGTTGGCATTATGGTTGCTACCTAGCAATACCCTGGGGATGCTTTTATTTTTGGTCAGAAGAGAAAACTGTTGGAGTTACGAAAATGAAACTTGATCATCACATGAAATGAATAGATCATGACGTTCTATTCATGGGGTATCTAGCAACACCCTTGTAACCACCAACCACCTAACAATACAACCTAaccaagtgcattaatataccGACCACCTAGCAACACCTTAGAACCAAGTGGCTTGGCACAGGAGTGTTTTAAAATTCAATATCAACTTTAAACagttttaatcttttaaacatgacgtttcaatgttttttactgattaatcctttaaacaacattaaatcatttaatacatttatccaTAAACTTTAACCTTCTAGTTGATCATCGATTTGTCTGCTTTGTTTTGCATAAGCTGCAACTCTAATGCAGTGTTGCttcaatacaacattttaaaGTAGCTATAAAAAACATTATAGGCCTTTCATCACTTTGATTGGTCTTGTTCCCAGACAGGGAGTTGGGGTTAAGAGAGCGCCACTGAGTCTGCTGTAGTACGCAGTCACGACCCATAGAGGGAGCTAGTGAGCGTTCAGGATGCGGATCAAAGCGTCCCGACGCACCGCAAGTGCGTCACTTATATTTTACACGTTTGTGAACGTCACATCTGGGTTTTTTCCCGACAGATAATCAGAGTAGGAGTCTAATAATATGGATTTCTACAGAGGGCACGTTTCAGGAAAAAAAGACGTGCAATTGACGCAGCAGGTGTAAAATAATCTGGTTGTTAAAATAGAAAGGAAAAGATTTCACACAGGGCTTCATgagaaaggaaacaaaacaactcTTTAGAAACATATCTGGTTTAAAATGAGTGACCCACagactaaccacacacacacacacacacacacacacacacactctctctctctctctctctcacacacacacgctcacacacacacacacactctcacacacatacacactctcactcacactcacactctctctcacacacacaaagatgattatttttatttgaattgtttCTCTCCTTAATTTGAAACTAATAAATTGCTGTGCACTGATACCATACTCCTGTTCTATACACTTTTATTATacacttattttatattttatttacggTATCTCTACATACCAGACACCTTTGTCACTCCAGCAACAAGTATCCACAGGATTACCAGGTACGGAGTCTCCACATGGTCCCATTTTAACATTACTATGGAAAGATTTGTTAAGTTTCTCTCTCCATGGTTATGCATCGCCTCTCCTGACGGTTCTCCAGCCACTGAGGTTGCTGCACGTAGTAGAAATGCAAACCCCAGCAAACAAAGATGAGTAGAGTGAAGCATTGTGTTGAGTGGACAAGAACGTCTCAGGTTCTTTTTGCCTTCTCCACACTTTCTACGCAGTTAGTAGCTATATCAAGACCAGAAGTGCCCATGAAAGTAACCTTTTGTCACACTCCTGcttagtttctctctctctttgtctctctctgtttctctctctctctctctctctctctctctctctctctctctctctctctcacacacacacacacacacacacacacacacttctacacttcTTTCTTCTCTGGTCAGCACTGGTGCAATAGCCAAAGGTTAGAGTTCTTAAACTCTACATCCTCTCCTTTTAAACTGACCTTGCCAGTCTGGAGAGGGTTAAACATTCTCATTGATAGTGAATGTGTCACGTTTATGACACGTTTGAATCACTTGAGTACCATAAAGCAGCATTCTCAAACTGAATGTTGGTATCTATTTAATGAAGctatttttaatcacaaaacTTATTACTATTTATGTTAAAGCTGTCATAAGGTTTAAACTGACATTTAAACTGACTGGACTGTTTGTTTTGGAGTTCTTTGGGTTTGGATTAGATCTGATTCAGAAAGTGACCAATCAAATAACAATGAGAGCatattaatatgtattataGCTTTGATTATGATAATGTGATCTTCAccactggaacacacacacatacacacacagtgttaagcTGAAGTGGTTTAGGTTCTGGGTTGGTGATTGGAAGActagggttcaagccccagcactgccaagctgtcactgttgggcccttgatcccTTGAAGGCCCCTAACCCTTACTGCTTCAGTAGTGCTGTATCATGGGTCTGTGCTCTGTGCTATGACCTCAAATTTCCAAAAACTtttgatatgtgaagaaagaatgtcactgtgctgcgatgtatatgtgacaaataaaggcagTGTTTATGTTAAATAGGATCATTGCCATTTTActgcttttaaacatttttagtaAAAGTCCAAGGAAgactttgtgtgtgaatgtttgagCTGGTTTATCATTCACTACGTTCTAGGTAAGAAGCCTAgtagtttttttatatgtatacaaAACTCATCGTCTACCTTAACACTCATTAATGCAAGTCAGAATATGTCAAAAGTGTCATTCTTTTATTCAACATCACAACAAATTCTAATCTCACCTGTCAGCATCTGAACAAACAGTGAGACAAGCTACAGGAAATCAGTCAGCGTCATTCATTTCTAGCTGCTTTAATTGTTCTCCTGAATAGTGTACACATTCTTAGGTACGTGTGCGATAGACTGTGCAAAATAAATTGCCACGTCGAAGACGGAATGTTTGGAATTTtggtaaataaagaaataaataccaaACATACCGACTTTGATACAAATAACACTTATTCAGAGCAGATACTTTCATTTAACAAATGCACCTTTGTTTTGTAGAGAACTGAGAACAGTAAGCACCGTTATATTTTTGCTCTACAAAggtgatttgtttcattttattttatatggcaTGCGTGTTGCATAGCCCACATTCAAAGCGCACAAAAAGAATGTCCTTGAACAAGACATTCTTTGTTACTGATCACAAATGATTCAAcatgctttctttaaaaaaatatatatagttcaacTCCTGTCCTCTGCAGGAACTGTGTTGTAATGATTGACACGAGTCTTTGACACTAGTAAACGTCTGTTAGGAAGTTTTCCGATGCGAAGGGTGACAGAGTTTAGTCTGATATTATAGCATTAACTTTCAATTAGAACCCGACTGAAGGTTATTCATACACGAACATGAAATGGATTTGTACTAAAGATATTTAACTCTGAAACATCCTGAAATCCTGTGTTCATCTGTGATGTGAAAATACAGTGCTTGAATTGTATTAAATCttgaaaacaacaacacacagtgAGTTTCATACAGCCGTCTTTGTTTTAAAGATGTTAGAtcaaccttctttttttttgtctttcttgtaTTGTCAAGTTCTACAGTTATATATCCAGAGATTTATTTGTCACTGACTTTTTACTCTCTAAAACACAGCAGGAGCAGAAAGCCAACATCCTGTAGCATCACACAGCTTCAAGGACATGCAATTATACAAGTGAGCCATTAGTCATGTAAAGCATCCATTATTAACCCGAGCTATTTCCATACACTGGCTGTGAAAGTGGCCacgaaggagaaaaaaatcatcacGTCACGCATTAATTCACTGCAGGCAGAGTGATATTTCCCAAGCTGGTTAATGTGCACTGggttattaaacataaaaacatcctACAGGGCATGGTTAaaagaacacacagacacacacacacacacacaggtgattgATTATTTTAACCTGTGACTGAAACTTAAATTGGTGTTAAATTTGCAGTGAGTACAAAATAATCTATAATCAAATCATCTTATTTAGCTCATGACAGTGGAATTAAATCTAATCTGACTTCGTTAAACCTGCAGAATCAAAACAAACTAAGATTGTATTCAGAACTGAACATTTTCACCAGTCTGCCTCTGGAAACAATGCCATCTCTTGGTCATATTGTTCTCAGTAAAGTAAATCAGCCCTATCATGAACTGAAGCAGGATGTCTTACTTAGTTTGCAAAGCCAGCAGACGAAGATCCATAAAGCAACCAAGTACGGGGTTTCCACGTGGTGCCATTTCCATGTGACGACTGGCAGAGTCGTGATGGTCGATGCTGAAGCATTGCCAGTACTTTCTGACGCCGCGCTACTGCTGGATGAGCTTtgactactgctgctgctgctgctctttACATCAGCCCAGCATGAAGaactaaatattattaatacaatGATGAAAAAGCCCAGCTTTGGTAAAAGTGCCATTTTGGAAAGATTTCACTAGCTAGGTCTTTTTAGTCCCTTCCTGTTGCTTGTTTTGTCACTTTCTTGTCCTCTCTGACCTTGGAAATCTTTTGGCTGGTAAACCCTGAGACGATCCTCACAtagttttttcttcttactTAGACTATTCTTCTTACttttctgtacagtatatctctAACACACGTTTGTCATTCCACAGCATGTATATACCACCTGCTTCCATCCCTTGTTTTGTCATTGCTCCTCCTCTGGCTAAATAGAGACAGAAGTTAGGATGGTTAGGGATCTGGCCACACCTTCTGACTCACCTGTATTAGAACCATAAGCTACTATGAAACTGGATCCAGTTCAAAAGCGATAGAAACAAATTGCTGTCTATGTCTAAAGCTACTTCACTACAACTACAGGAGCTGAGACCTGCAAAAGGTGTACAGGTAGAAAGCTCTAAAATTATCACAAATCACAATAACCTgttaaaaatctaaatctatctagaaaaatcaataaaactcCATAATTGTGGGCTTAGGTGATAATTCAATTCTAAGAATTATGCTGAATTATGCAGCTTTGGAAAATGATCAACTTATTAAAATGTTCCACTTACTTCAATCACACTCAACAAGCCAAATCAGGTTTGTCTGAATTTTAGCATGCACTTTACAAGAAGCCTCCTGGTTTAAACACTAACTGATTGGCACACAGTTTCGGTAAAATGCCCAGAGACTGATTACACAGTAGACTAAATTCATGGATTATTAAACTATAATTTGTACCTTCAGGGAACAGACTCTGAAACAGTGGCACAAATTAGGAAGCTTTTATTGATGCTTACGTAACAACGTGATTTGTTTCAGCTGCTCTGCTGCTGACAGAAATTCGGAGCAGACAGTAAACACAAGGAAAAGTGGACCGAAGAAGACAAAAATTTAGGTTAAAAAAGAATATGGGCAAAAAAAATTCCTTATTGCAGTACACATCTTCTTTATCTAcagtctgtccatccatctattcatcttcTGTGCCACTTATATTCCACAGCATTGCAAAGgtcctggagcctatcccaagGGACTTGCaatacacttgcacacacacacatacacacacagccacacacaatCAAACCCCATAGAAAAAGTGTTTATGCCGATTTTCATAGTTCTAAATGTAGTTAAATGTTTGAATTGAACATTTGCAAGAATTGTTCATGGTGGTCCAAGATCTGGCACAAACTACTGGTGGAAAAGTGATTAAAGTGAGAGCCTTAgtaataaatctataaaaaaaaaaaaaaaaagacaagatttCAAGCTCTCTCAGTAAAACAGACCAGCAAGTATGACTCATGATTTCCCATCCAAATGAAACTCTCTCCTGAGTCCTGACCTTCTGCCAAGCTTTATTATCCAGATTTTGaaggtgtttttgtgtatttactgttttGCCTTTACTGCAACCTGATTAGCCAGACTAACTACCTGAAGATCAGCCCAGCTGATGCGTATTTACAGTAATGCTAGTTGAAAAAGGACCTGGTGGCTTTACGGCCATAGAGAAATCGGTACTTGCTGTGGGTACGTAACTTGTTCCTAACAGTGAACGAATTTATCTTGCTAATGCAAAAATAGTGTTTTGTTTACAAAAGGCATTTGTTGTAAATTGAGCCAAATACATATGAGCACCAAAATTACAAAATGAGCTCTTATCAGTCTACTTGCCCAAAACATGCCCACCCGCATACTCACACGTATAAGCACCTCCATCATCACAAGGCCGTCGGTGACATTGTGTATTTTGATGTAGCCGCTAAAGATACTTGTACAACGCTACAGAATTGTTGCTCTTAGAACTGCTTACACAACATTGCATGTTGTGTCAATGTTCTTGTTGTAGATGTGGGTGGAACATAAAACTCATCTGTAACCAGAGACCTACAGTCTCTTACCTCAATCATTTTTCATTCTCTTGATTTTGTTCTGTAGTTAACGGTggatatataacattatatgaaATCCGCACTCCATTCAATTTTATTGTATAgccctttttaaaaattgtcatggtttcaaagcagctttatagaaatataaagatt is a window of Tachysurus vachellii isolate PV-2020 chromosome 3, HZAU_Pvac_v1, whole genome shotgun sequence DNA encoding:
- the LOC132842901 gene encoding sodium/hydrogen exchanger 3-like isoform X2, with the protein product MLHSTHLCLLGFAFLLRAATSVAGEPSGEAMHNHGERNLTNLSIVMLKWDHVETPYLVILWILVAGVTKVSVIQMNTWLKSFFPESGLLIISGFVLGGIIWGADKVQTFKLSPRNFFYFLLPQIILDTGYFMPNKLFFSNLGAILIHAVIGTVWNAAAVGVSLWGCFLGGAMGDLNIGLLQFLLFGSLLAAVDPVAVIAVFEEVHVNEVLFIWVFGESLLNDGVTVVLYNVFDAFVSLGGEKINAAEIIKGIVSFFIVAFGGSMVGVAFAIIISLLTKFTGKVQIIEAGFIFVLGYLSYLTAEMLSLSSILSITFFGVCCQKYVNANMDEKSVTTVRYTMKVFAVGSETMIFVFLGISAIDNVIWVWNTGFILLTLLFAIIYRFMGVFALTWMLNRYRLVPIEYIDQLVMSYGGLRGAVAYGLAASLDETRIKEKNLIISTTLIVVYFTVIIQGLTMKPLVKWLKVKRVVPSELKLVEKVNNRAFEHILAAMEDISGRIGDNWWTRGWKRFEETYITWFLMKEEARKNQDYLFSIFHKLNLEDAVNYVNKGEKKGSLAFLRNNEGTNVNFEKKIGLEFSGVMPDFMSELDYGTDSMPMTSNIRDTVPSVSLNIHEQDRKGINEDINAHHLLQQHLYCSRKNHRHRYSRSDFTINQNEDEMQEIFQRTMRSRLESFKSAKMGVTPAKKITKHGKKDTNQKMSNWKASENAAYPYGDEDFEFSEVDSTSSSDGKAAGANFPSTYTTGGIENPAFMPELDAPPPPWLTEAENDASVALSQTAQRHLPQSPNNLRRLAPLRISDYSTDSFLMADAPSTEESHEEPFEEPPKRDGTHM
- the LOC132842901 gene encoding sodium/hydrogen exchanger 3-like isoform X1, whose protein sequence is MALLPKLGFFIIVLIIFSSSCWADVKSSSSSSSQSSSSSSAASESTGNASASTITTLPVVTWKWHHVETPYLVALWIFVCWLCKLMIQMNTWLKSFFPESGLLIISGFVLGGIIWGADKVQTFKLSPRNFFYFLLPQIILDTGYFMPNKLFFSNLGAILIHAVIGTVWNAAAVGVSLWGCFLGGAMGDLNIGLLQFLLFGSLLAAVDPVAVIAVFEEVHVNEVLFIWVFGESLLNDGVTVVLYNVFDAFVSLGGEKINAAEIIKGIVSFFIVAFGGSMVGVAFAIIISLLTKFTGKVQIIEAGFIFVLGYLSYLTAEMLSLSSILSITFFGVCCQKYVNANMDEKSVTTVRYTMKVFAVGSETMIFVFLGISAIDNVIWVWNTGFILLTLLFAIIYRFMGVFALTWMLNRYRLVPIEYIDQLVMSYGGLRGAVAYGLAASLDETRIKEKNLIISTTLIVVYFTVIIQGLTMKPLVKWLKVKRVVPSELKLVEKVNNRAFEHILAAMEDISGRIGDNWWTRGWKRFEETYITWFLMKEEARKNQDYLFSIFHKLNLEDAVNYVNKGEKKGSLAFLRNNEGTNVNFEKKIGLEFSGVMPDFMSELDYGTDSMPMTSNIRDTVPSVSLNIHEQDRKGINEDINAHHLLQQHLYCSRKNHRHRYSRSDFTINQNEDEMQEIFQRTMRSRLESFKSAKMGVTPAKKITKHGKKDTNQKMSNWKASENAAYPYGDEDFEFSEVDSTSSSDGKAAGANFPSTYTTGGIENPAFMPELDAPPPPWLTEAENDASVALSQTAQRHLPQSPNNLRRLAPLRISDYSTDSFLMADAPSTEESHEEPFEEPPKRDGTHM